One part of the Arachis duranensis cultivar V14167 unplaced genomic scaffold, aradu.V14167.gnm2.J7QH unplaced_Scaffold_27300, whole genome shotgun sequence genome encodes these proteins:
- the LOC127744300 gene encoding uncharacterized protein LOC127744300: protein MDAPRRVTIKEAGALDYVLQPLHVTHPNLNANFELKTALINLLPKFHGLPAQDPIRHLKDFHRICSTTRREGSDEVAIWLFAFPFSLEDKAKERFYTLSSEVTSDWDLLRRGFLDKFLPPEKMDRLRKEMSCIVQGETEPLYEYWERFRKLLDTCPNHMLDTQLLLGYICQGMREQDRTLLDTSSNGSLSKYKTAEEAWQLIIDLAESNQHMRRRVNRPRTVNEVSTSSETTTLTQSLSEMTSILRQLQLNQQQPQQPQSYQQQPPPPQQHNQQLVPQKVCGICSCYSHYTDECPSLQEDNTLVATHNFYDRPNQGYYQGGNSNQGHPYQGGSYNQGSGYHNQNWRDNHQQRE from the coding sequence ATGGATGCTCCGAGGAGGGTTACCATCAAGGAAGCGGGTGCACTGGATTATGTCCTTCAACCCCTTCATGTAACTCACCCCAACTTGAATgcaaactttgaattgaagactGCTTTGATCAACCTCTTACCTAAGTTTCACGGGCTTCCCGCACAAGACCCTATTCGACATCTCAAGGACTTTCATCGTATATGCTCAACCACTAGACGGGAAGGATCCGATGAGGTtgctatatggttgtttgctttccctttctctcttgagGACAAGGCGAAAGAACGGTTCTACACTCTATCTAGTGAAGTCACCTCCGATTGGGACTTACTTAGAAGaggattcttggataaattcttgccCCCGGAGAAGATGGATAGGCTAAGGAAGGAAATGTCTTGTATTGTGCAAGGTGAAACGGAACCGCTATACGAGTATTGGGAACGGTTTCGTAAGCTACTAGACACATGCCCTAATCACATGCTTGACACTCAACTATTGCTTGGATACATATGTCAAGGGATGCGAGAACAAGATAGAACTCTCTTGGACACCTCTAGCAATGGTTCTTTGTCTAAATATAAAACAGCGGAGGAAGCATGGCAACTTATCATTGACTTAGCCGAATCCAATCAACATATGAGACGAAGAGTCAACCGCCCAAGAACCGTGAATGAGGTATCAACTAGTAGTGAAACCACCACTCTAACTCAATCCTTGAGCGAAATGACATCCATCTTGAGGCAACTCCAATTGaaccaacaacaaccacaacaaccTCAATCATACCAACAACAACCCCCACCCCCTCAACAACACAACCAACAATTGGTCCCTCAAAAAGTGTGTGGCATTTGTTCTTGCTATTCCCACTACACGGATGAGTGCCCAAGCCTTCAAGAAGACAACACTTTGGTGGCTACCCAtaatttctatgaccgcccaaaTCAAGGGTACTACCAAGGCGGTAATTCTAACCAAGGGCACCCTTATCAAGGAGGAAGCTACAATCAAGGGAGTGGATACCACAATCAAAATTGGAGAGACAATCATCAACAAAGGGAAtag